From Zingiber officinale cultivar Zhangliang chromosome 5B, Zo_v1.1, whole genome shotgun sequence, the proteins below share one genomic window:
- the LOC121987189 gene encoding uncharacterized protein LOC121987189 — translation MKSIRGKSAARKPLGDISNCGRNTLRSRKKSNKSEEVNEHDCGVDRLLLVRSDLASVVAQIDEIIARAIENKGKGIKANQDIDSLRSVLSDMHASLKPWLSKLQQSLDTAPAATQNQLIQSKETKSVSGDMEDEDAVKIERNQPKPDPELELAVSPSPLVSWRAGTCMVDCGKQLFLLTPLPKNRTCSSKCPGQSKSALKIFFDRAHPKPHELPPSSFSPTTAQHYLARVEEKPAPIVLSEPCSFGETSDLQLSTPCLPRSSGFLNPIIETHPDVEISELPENNNVAELFVDLDDEHSNRSITNNLNLFGGQILPGFANRRKEVCETLDWFLSPLKTCKLLETSDEKSLPTTPNVSLSFSTPFNLESTQKEKLLGETTLKRELWTKFEAASSNHLSFDASIFQKEENEGFLHKLDEVAK, via the exons ATGAAGAGCATTCGCGGGAAATCGGCGGCGAGGAAACCTCTCGGGGACATATCGAACTGCGGGCGCAACACCCTCCGGTCACGCAAGAAGAGCAACAAGTCCGAGGAAGTGAACGAGCACGACTGTGGCGTCGATCGCCTCCTCCTTGTGCGCTCCGATCTAGCCAGTGTCGTTGCCCAG ATTGATGAAATAATTGCTCGAGCCATTGAGAATAAAGGAAAAGGCATCAAGGCAAACCAAGATATTGATTCCTTGCGGAGTGTGTTATCAGATATGCATGCATCTTTGAAG CCATGGCTCTCAAAACTACAACAATCCCTTGACACTGCTCCAGCAGCTACTCAAAATCAGTTAATTCAATCTAAAGAAACTAAATCTGTTTCTGGTGACATGGAAGATGAAGATGCTGTCAAAATCGAAAGAAATCAACCTAAACCAGATCCTGAACTTGAACTTGCAGTTTCACCTTCACCGCTAGTCTCTTGGCGGGCGGGCACCTGTATGGTCGATTGCGGAAAACAACTATTTTTGCTCACACCACTACCCAAAAACAGAACATGCTCCTCAAAGTGCCCAGGGCAATCCAAATCTGCGCTCAAGATATTCTTCGATAGAGCCCATCCAAAGCCTCATGAGTTACCTCCATCATCATTTAGCCCTACTACTGCTCAACATTATCTCGCTAGAGTGGAAGAAAAGCCAGCACCAATTGTCTTATCAGAGCCTTGCTCTTTCGGAGAAACAAGTGATCTTCAACTTTCAACTCCATGCTTACCAAGGAGCTCTGGGTTTCTTAATCCAATCATCGAGACACATCCGGATGTGGAGATTTCTGAGCTTCCTGAGAATAACAATGTTGCTGAGCTATTTGTTGACTTGGATGATGAACATTCCAACAGATCCATTACCAATAACCTAAATCTATTTGGCGGGCAGATTCTTCCTGGGTTTGCTAACAGAAGAAAGGAAGTTTGTGAGACACTTGATTGGTTCTTATCACCCCTAAAGACTTGTAAACTGCTGGAAACATCAGATGAAAAATCGCTTCCAACAACTCCCAACGTTTCACTCTCATTTTCCACTCCTTTCAATTTGGAGAGTACCCAAAAAGAGAAACTGCTTGGCGAAACCACACTCAAGAGAGAGCTCTGGACTAAGTTTGAGGCTGCTTCCTCAAATCATCTAAGTTTCGATGCTTCTATCTTTCaaaaggaagaaaatgaaggaTTTCTTCACAAGCTCGATGAAGTAGCTAAATGA